One Deinococcus misasensis DSM 22328 genomic window carries:
- a CDS encoding TlpA family protein disulfide reductase yields the protein MKRWIGPLIVVLVVALLGYGLLNEDSTPKSPLEGKAAPEFNLKSMDGETYQLASLKGKPVVINFWASWCLPCRVEAPVFRNLIDKSGDQVHYLGISFNDNEKNAREFLKEFDLNIPTLLDPQSKVAIDYGIGQIPVTLVLDQDGKIVYRHLGEVDQPTMQGVLNKLGVKL from the coding sequence GGCCTTGCTGGGTTATGGCCTCCTCAATGAAGACAGCACCCCCAAAAGCCCTCTGGAAGGCAAAGCTGCCCCAGAATTCAACCTGAAAAGCATGGATGGGGAAACCTACCAACTGGCCAGCCTGAAAGGCAAACCGGTGGTCATCAACTTCTGGGCTTCGTGGTGTTTGCCCTGCCGTGTGGAAGCCCCAGTGTTCCGCAACTTGATTGACAAGAGCGGAGATCAGGTGCATTACCTCGGGATTTCTTTCAACGACAACGAAAAGAACGCAAGGGAATTCCTGAAAGAGTTTGACCTGAACATCCCAACCCTGCTGGATCCCCAGTCCAAAGTGGCCATTGATTATGGCATCGGACAGATTCCGGTGACACTGGTGCTGGATCAGGACGGCAAGATTGTGTACCGCCACCTCGGAGAAGTGGACCAGCCCACCATGCAAGGGGTGCTGAACAAACTGGGTGTGAAACTGTGA
- a CDS encoding cytochrome c-type biogenesis protein, whose product MKKVLVCLLFWVAPLALAEAPSQNVVNVTDNVQLNPEQEKLAREIAGEIKCPVCKGESVLTSSNDLSRQIYLDIKNQVKNGSTADQVTGYMVARYGETILLNPPRKGINWLLWITPVLVLLGAGWGLSEYLKNASRTPEVSQEDLERVNRYLKEKKS is encoded by the coding sequence GTGAAGAAGGTGCTGGTGTGCTTGCTGTTCTGGGTGGCACCTCTGGCCCTTGCAGAAGCCCCTTCCCAGAACGTGGTGAACGTCACGGACAACGTGCAGCTGAATCCAGAGCAAGAAAAACTGGCCCGTGAAATCGCTGGCGAAATCAAATGCCCGGTGTGCAAAGGGGAATCGGTGCTGACCAGTTCGAATGACCTGTCCCGTCAGATTTACCTGGACATCAAAAATCAGGTCAAAAACGGCAGCACCGCAGATCAAGTCACCGGTTACATGGTGGCCCGTTATGGCGAGACCATTTTGTTGAATCCGCCACGCAAGGGCATCAACTGGTTGCTCTGGATCACTCCGGTTCTGGTGTTGCTGGGTGCAGGATGGGGGCTTTCGGAGTACCTCAAAAACGCCTCCCGCACCCCTGAAGTCTCTCAAGAAGATCTGGAACGGGTCAACCGTTACCTGAAAGAGAAAAAATCATGA